The window GAAACCTATACCACGTAAAATAACCACGGAAAGCAAGCCCAACCCACTCAATCCGCGTAAAAAAACAACCAGAtcgattaaattttttttttttgtcccaACCGTTGGATTGTTGCCAACCGTTGGATCGTTGATCCAACGACTGGGAAGCCATGTGTTGGTTAAATGTTCCCTCACAACTGTTTGTCAAGAAACAGGACCCCACTAGTAAATACCATCTCCAATGCAGTCAAGGCAATGATCAGGCAATATATTTACAACGGATTTTCTAGTGTCACAAAAATCATGACTAGTAAAAATCCTCCATCTCAATAAAAAGTAGTTGTtggacacacactagaaagatcCTATTTATAATCAGGAGGAACTTGCACTTGACTCCCAAAAGGCACATATATGGGGAACATTGTATTAGCAGGAGAGTTATCAATGGCAGCTTGATATATCAATTTCTGGAAAAAAATAATTGGGATCTTTCTTTGGGAACTATGGTATTTCTTATACTAAAATATCAACCCCCCTGCCCTTTTGACTACATTGTTCAGAAAACAGATGTTTTAGttgatttgaaaaatataaatagtacTATTTCCTAAAAATACTGAGACGTTAGATGTAGTACTAAGATTACAAGCAGGCCAGCAAAAGACAACCAGCAGTCCACCACCACCTTGGCCAGAAATAAAGATAGAATTAAATCTCCTTGAGAAGGAACACAATAACATTTGGCAGACACACAAGTACAAAGTATTTTAAGCTTAAAACAAAAGTTTTAGAAGACAGTAAAATTTTAGAAGACAgttctattttaaacaaaaatgatGAAGTTCACATCAAGAATCACTTGAAACACTTGGCATCCAATAGAGCCTCACCATAAAAAGGCTCATGATCTTCTATCATCTGGCTAGCACGCTCCTTCTGAGCTTCATCAGTGATATCAACCTCTGTCCAGTTGTAAAGCTCCATGTCGTAGCACTCCTCCATTACGAATTTGGGGATCTCTTTCCCGCGGAAAAGCCACAGTCCCTGGACCTTGTACGGTGGTTCCGAACCAATAACCAACATCTTACCAAATGCATACTTCCGTGCCAGATCCATACGCTGCAGAAATCCACCCACCTTGTTCATAGTCACGAATGAGACGGTATTCTCATCATTGTACTTGTAGTCACAAAACCAAAGAGAGTAGCCCTCAGGATCATACATATCCCAGAATCCTGCACATAAGGCAAAATATATGGATCAAATTCAAGACATACTCCTATATTATCTCAGTACTAATCATATTACGTAACATCACATTAGATCATACTAATTCAGATAGATTCATAATTGCACATAAGACTCCTGTCATAAAATTTACATTATAACAAATAAAGCATATACCTCATACATAGTAAAGAGAACCATGACTAGGAATGGTAAAaagcataaatatatatttcacagAAAATAAAGGCAAGTGTTGTGTATATACCACATCAAAaggcaatatattatatacaacatGAAACAATATCATTGTCATCTGCAATACTAAAATCACAAAATTTTTGGATggttcaaattatttataactaTGACATAACACtgtaaaaaaattgtgaacCTCAAAACGAAGAGTAGAAAGAGGCAAATATGGGACTGGAAAGACCACACCAACAGAGACACACAACATTCATGGAAAAGATCACATTCATGCAAACAATGCCTTCAGCATTAATCTTTATTGACAAGGGTTGCCAAAATCTAACATAACCTAATCATAACAAAAATTGCAAGATAGATATACCTTTAACAGCAACCTCGCGGAAGTTGGTCTTAGTGTTAGAATATAGTCTTTTCCAATCATCTAGTATCATTTTACTAGGAGGAAGCAGATCCAGTGGATTCTTTGCCTTTGGCTTGGGTGCTTCGTCTTCTTCAACCACCTCTTCAGTTTTAGGCTTCACTGCTTCTTTCTTTACCTCCTTCTTAGGTTCATCCTTGGCCTTGGGCTTTGCAGTTTCCTTCTTTGCTGAGGGAACAGGGGGCACTGAATCTGTCTGCTTGATCTCACCCAATATCTTGGAGAAATTTGGTTGATTAACCATGGTCCAAAAATACCTCTCAACATGTGGAAATTCCGATGTGAAACTCTTGGTCAGTAATCGACTAAATGCAAAAGCCAAGGTGCATGTTATAATAATATCAGCCAAGGTGACACTATGCCCAACAAGGTACGTGTTGGAAGCAAGATGGGTATTCAAGGCTCCTAGTGCTCTCTTCGATCCAGCAATCgcagcttcttcaacctttgggttTACATACGTGTcgcaataaataaataaataaataacctcTGAGCGATACTAAATCAAGGGAAGAAGGATATTTGACTTACAGGAGGAAGGTATACACCATAACCCATTCGTGGATATCCCCATCGAGATAGATTCGTGTAAAGCTCCAGAGATGCAAAATCAATCCATTGCTCAACACGGGCCTATAAATACAGCATAGGAGATTTAAGAAGCATatggaaataataaataataatgaacTAAAATTATTTGGGCAAATATAGCATAAAAAGACCACATGATAGGTAACAGAGTGACCTACATAATCAATTGGTGAAGATCCGAAAAGAGCAGTGTCAGGGTTCAAACGGGCAACTGTACAAAGCAGTAAGAGACTACAATTAGAGCAGGGTAATACACTTAATAATCAATAGAGCAAAGTAGACTCACCATAACGTGCTATGGCATTACTCTCAAAAACAGCACCATCAGGGGTTTCAAGCACTGgaatctacaatatataattttctgttACAGATGAAAAATCAAATCCTGGGAAATGTAATCAgccatattattcaaaaataggACACACCTTTCCCATTggattcattttcaaaaattcagGTGTCTTATTTGATACACCCATCTGAAAATCCTTAGCAAGTTCGACTTTCACACCAGAGTATTCTGCTGCTATGAGTGCTTTCCAAGCATTGTTATTTCCATTTCCAGCATGCAAAATCTGAAAGCAGAACACATCATTACAGTTGCAGAAAGTGctacacacatgtcatacatCACTTATATGTCAATACACAAATCATATGTTATGTTTAAAATTAACACATAATCACCCTAAAGGATTCCACTAGTTTGACTATTTTTACCCCATATATTCACTCAAAACCTACAAAATTAAGTTGTATGTTTGTGAAACTTGCAAAAACAGAACACAGGGTACAACAAGTTCAAGTGCTGCATAGAACTTGGGGGAACTACCATTTGTTCAAGCATCACACGGGCATAAAGACTCCAACAATCGCAAATTTCCCATTTTCAACTTAAAGAAGACTTTGATAAACCATTAAACTACTATTAGCAATTGAACTCGATAAACTGAATCGTATATATTTTTCCAGAAAACTAACATCCCATACTGATATTCAATACAAGAACCAAGGATCTGAAAATCGTTACAAACAAATCCCGAAAGTTCAAGCCAGATGAACTAAACTACTAAAGCATTAACCAGATGTAGTCAACATTCATTTTATAAACAACAAAATATTTACTTATTGGACACCGATTAATTTAAAAATCCCAATAAATCCTAAATCAGTAGTTCAACTGATTAGTACTGATTCCCAATTTCTACATCCATAATTGGACACGATAACATTTACTTATATATATCGATCAAAAGTCATGTGCAACTTACTTGACAAAGAATTACATTTTTGCTTATTCAAGTTAATCTGTCGACGAAAACCCCGATCAGCTTAAAATATTGATCCATAATAACTATGCAATATGTGATACAGTATCAACTGGTGAAGCACTTGCTAATTGTGATTTACAGATGCTAACTTATAGAACAtactaaacaaaatataaagaaaaaagtAGAAAAAAGTGAGCATCTTTTAAGCAATGAAACAAAGAAAAAGCGAATAAAACCAGAAGAAATGAACAGATAAGAGTAAAAGAGAGATCTGAGGAGAACATACGAGAGCCATGGCGTTTCAACTCAGCCGCGTTGTAGCGAGAGATGAAAGGGGTTTAGGGTTTGTGTGTGATGCGAGTGTGAGAAAATGTATTTGGATGGGTTAATATATAGAAACACAGGCCTTTCGGTCAAGATCTGGAAGGCCCGATCCACTTTGATACGCTAGATTTCTACCAAGCCCATAATTATACTTCCGTAGGTACAGTATGTTTTAGCCCTTTTAAATAGAACGATcgattttaaagtaatttaattGTTGAGATATATTAGATGcaatctttttattataatttatataataaaaaaataaaaattatagtaatttgaaataaaagttGGAACAAGATCGGTTAAAAATCGAACACCCTCTGAAATACAAAATTATCTATAGTTTTAGTTAACTGTATTCTGTTAAAGAGTTTAAGCAAAATTTcgagaaataatatatttatttatattaacttaaaataataatatattctttacTTTTAACTTATAACCAACCAAACATACTCAATATATCCCGAATAGAGCACATCTGGACCATGTCCCTAGGCCGAAGAGTAgggaggctgtttccgtgaagactccggtttatatatgtaaatagtaCCTTGACCCATGATTCCTAACACATGGACCTACTGAATACAGCTGACAATAAATGATCTGAGCGATTTCGTTAATATACAACATCCTGAGCGATTTCGTTAATATACAACATCCACTAGTACAAAATAGGCTTTTAGCGTTGGTCAAATTAGGCCTTTAGCGTCGGCATTCCAGCGTAGTATATGAACGCGACGCTATAGgtagagatgttcaaaaaatccgaaatctgaaatccgatctgatccgatctggaaaaaaatctgaaaaatccgatccgaaaaaaacccggtctggcccggcccggcccgagggcctaaaacaggcctaatattttcaaaaaaacccggataaaatccggatttttgaaaaatccgggctttttataactaaaccgggcctagtatttttggaaaagcccggcccggcccggcccgattttaaaaaaagcccggcccgatctggtttgaaaaaaatccggatttttttggcccggtctggatctggcccgaacagatcttttgtgcatctctagCTATAGGTAGCAATTATTGCGTCGGCTGTTTAGCCGACGCTTAAAGTCTGATTAATCAACCCCATGGCGACGCAAAAGAAACATTAGCCGACACTTAAAGTTATTTTTTGTGTCGCATAGTCAAAGTGCCGACGCTAAAGGGTACACTTATTGTGTCGGCTGGTCAAAATGCCGCCGCTTAAAGATGATTTATGGCGTCGCATAGCAAAAAAACCGACACTAAAGGATGTGTTTTTAGCGTCGGGTAGCCAAAATGCCGTCGCTTAAAGTTGTAGCTACTGTGTCGGTTGTTTGAAAAGCCGTCGCTTAAAgtccttttttttaaaaaaaaatatttgtatatatacgcataatttgatatattatattatatgtattttctTAACTTGCTCATCCTTGATTCatgtaaaagaaattaaaataaaagtacACAAGCAATGTTTATATAtgcataatttgatatattatattatatgtatgttCTTAACCTACTCATTCTTAATTCATgtaaaagaaatttaaatagAAGTACACAAGCAATATTTTACCAACAACTGATAAAGCAATACATGGCTTCATTCAGCTAACCGACGCAGAAAATAGTTTATAGGCGTCGGTTATTTATTGGTCCGACACTAAAATGTAAGAAATTTAAGTTTATGCGTCGGTTAATATTAGAACCGACGCTTGAAAAGTTTTTAGGTGACGGTGATTGGTAGAACCGACACAATAGGGGCGCTGCAAAAAACATTTTTGTACTAGCGGTTAATATATACATACTATAATAGAGCTAATCTCAccgtatatattatttatcatatacttcagaaaaaggaaaataaaataaaaacataaaatgttTGACAttcaatttatttcaaattttcactaatataatatttatttgctaaaatttattattgtgaaacaaaatattaatagcatattatttttaaattataacttatcaATATTATCGAAGCACGATGTGTTAcagattcagcaaattttacataatattcgCACATGCTCTAGCAGAGTATTTACGAGGATCCGGAGTAAAATGGTTGACTAAAAAAAGATTGCGTTAAATTTAACAAACTCAGTAAGATTTTATGTAATATTCACTAtattgtttaattatatttcaaaaaatagcttaacaaaaataatcaacaaCAACAGGTTATGTTAAATATAATGAACTTGTAAGATTTTAAGTATCCATGATAttgcttaattatataattttaccaaattttccaaaaaaaagaaaaaagaagataattttacaaatataatcaGAACCGGAACTTGGCTGATTTTCTAGTGAAGAAAAATATCTCATTGaagtttgataattaattttctatatatttataattatttctatttagaattttatattttaactaataatttttatatcatttgtgatgttcttataaatttatcatataataaaTTCTGGTTCAAATgagtattttgttttattaacaCAGGGACATATCCtgaagacaaaaaaaaaaccatatgTGGATATAAATCGGACAACTTAGTgcatgatacatatatatagctCTCTGTAGAAGTCAAATAAATAAAGAGCATGCATAATGATCGAAAGTACGAGTCATACAAAGGTGCACCGACCCctttaattataaattgaaGACATGATAAAACATTAAAACATCTGAATGCAAAGGTTCCAATAATAACTCTGGTCTGTTAAATATAGCACAGCACAGTACCATATTAGAATAGCTACTTTATTGTGTCTTCTGTTATTGTACCAGTCAAAGATCGCATGCATGCTCTCAAGTTTCTGTCACCAAGTCAAGTCACCTGAAATCAAGAGAAAATCCCTAtttaatttcatgaaaatttctaGAGTATTAGTGAACACATATGAGCATTTATGTGAGTTCAAGTAGGCACATACCCAAGATGAAAAGGCTTTCTGGGGGTGATTTGGTAGTCGGTTTCGACGTGATCGTCTGCAGGGTGAGGAGAGGGATCCATGATGCTGAACTGCAGCTGCACATTACGTGCCAGAAAGGCCTGGTACTCGTTGTATTCGTCTTGCCCAACTGAACTGCCTGTCACCATGCTCAGCCCTTGgagcctctcattttcagcagCTATCTGTGAATTCAACAagaacacacacatatatggaACTGAACACATGCACATTCAGTGATGGTTttattcagaattaattttgTCAAGTGTAGGTACCTTTGCTCTTAAGTAAGCATTTTCATGCTCCAGCTCGTTTTCCTGTAATAACAGCAACGTTtgtataattagtttaattgCTCAATTGATTAAGTTTAAAATAGCGGCTAAAGTTTGAAATGTTACCCTTTTCTGCAAGCCTTCAGCTTCAGCAAGTAGCATCTCATGCTGTATTACATTCAATATCCAAAACTTAACATGGATACAgtagtataatttcataataagaGTATTAATCCTATCCATATACTTTGATTATTTGCTCCCTGTACTTTTAATCCAAATTCATACTTTTGTTAATTTGTAAAAGTAATTAGTATGTATAGACCTTTTTGGATCGGATCCTTGCAATGCCTCTTTCAAGCCTGTGCTCCAGCTGCTTCAGTTCCTTGGCATTCAGAGAAGCTAATCCCTCACCCATCAGATGCCTATAAACAATAAGGAGATACATACAtaacaaacaaaattagttaACTACGGTACTCAATGCATCCATGGTCATAACGATATGATTACCTGTTAGAATTTTGGATCATCTGAATCTGTTGTTGAAGCTTCTTAGACTCTTGCTGGTAGAACTACAGTCATAATGCATCCATGATCAGAAATGGACAAGAAGCAAAAAAAAACATTCATTATATACAGACAAGAAACTTTACTATCTGAATTAAGACCATTCCAAACTTATTAAGTTATCTTAAACTACGTAATTGATTCAAATTTCTGTGTAAAAATGTGATGTTTAGTATTTGTACACAACAAaaaaagcttaattaattacttaCTTGAGCATTGATCTCCTGAGTTGAGCAAGTAGCAGAAGCATCAGCAGTGGCTTTCTTGTACCTCTCGATTGTCCCCCTTATGTTGCTGCAAAATATACAAGCTCGGTtataaaaacacataattaattTCGTTTAGTAATTGGCTCAAATTTTGTGCTGTATGCAAATAAATAAACTGAGTTCATAACAAAACTTTCACAGGTTTGGAAAGTCCTGTACAGCACAAGAGGTACAAGAAACAACACaagaaatggaatgaaatgcATGTATCCATATATATAAATGCACCACAGACGACATTACTGCGACATATATGCAGTTGATCATTTCTTGCTGCAGCTAGCATATATATGAAAGGAGGTCAGACTATAAGAAAAAACTCTTGTCTCCTCCAACAGAGTTCAGAGCTATTACCCATCTGTGAAAATACAGTACTCACCTTACACTCTTTATACACTCTCTGTGAAAATATTTACTTCTACATTAAGGTGCATTGGAACTTTACAATATCTTGCATTCTACTTGAGATATCTTTGACCATATCTGAGAAATTTCAGGCTTTCACAAAAAAGCAAAGCCAATATGCATCAGATATTCAGATTTGGAAAAAATACTTTTCAGTACTGTATCATTCATAGATGTTTAAACAGGATCAGAGCTGAGACTATTTCATAAGCCAAGCCAAACTAAAATTTACTTTAAGCCCTCACACAGTTTAATTCAGTTTATGAACATGACCTTTCAGGCTTTCACACAGATAATATTCATCGccaattaatatttgtttttttaattgctaaatatatatataaaccaattTAGCAACATCATTGATGAATAATGGacctatatgtatatatgtactaTATGTCAAACTGGGAATTAGCAGAGTTAGTACGAGAAGGAAGTAATGATGACAAGTTTTcgagatttgaaaaaaaatcagatcGAGTCTGAGTGTCTGACATTAAAAAGAAAGCAGTAGGAGTTAAGTGGGGTGCGCGGGGTACCTGTTATTGTTGTTGGAGAACTCATAAACTCTCCCCCTGCTGGAGAAAACAATGAGTGCAATTTCAGCTTCACACAGAATGGATAACTCATAAGCCTTCTTCAGAAGTCCGTTTCTGCGCTTGCAGAAGGTTACTTGCCGGTTCGTGTTGTTTTCTATCCTCTTGATCTCGATCTTTCCTCTTCCCATCTTTATTATTTCAACGTACTCTTCTGTAATTATCAGGATAATACATAAATTAACATGTATAGTCGTCGAATTAGCCACTTAAACGTAAAATGAATTCTTTCTTACAGATCTTCTTCAGAAATTTGTACACTATCATTAATGAGAattgaaacaaaaaaagaatatatgtAGGAGTACAAGCAAAAAGTGATGATTATATTGCATCGGAAATGTGAGAAGGGGATAAAAAACAGTCAAAATTGATTAGGTCATCCTATATTTTCTGATGCTGTCTGTACAGGATCTAGACCAGATTAATGATCTCCTCCAACAAGAATTAATTAATATGGTTAAAATAAGAGTATAGATCTAACTTAAACACCTGAGGGTATCAGTGAATCACACTCAAATATAGTACTGCAGTACAATTTAGTCTGGAAATTCAGAAATTAAGCAACATGTAATTGTAACCTAATTATGACGGAGAGAGACAGGGAGAGGGA of the Daucus carota subsp. sativus chromosome 4, DH1 v3.0, whole genome shotgun sequence genome contains:
- the LOC108218627 gene encoding elongation factor 1-gamma, which encodes MALILHAGNGNNNAWKALIAAEYSGVKVELAKDFQMGVSNKTPEFLKMNPMGKIPVLETPDGAVFESNAIARYVARLNPDTALFGSSPIDYARVEQWIDFASLELYTNLSRWGYPRMGYGVYLPPVEEAAIAGSKRALGALNTHLASNTYLVGHSVTLADIIITCTLAFAFSRLLTKSFTSEFPHVERYFWTMVNQPNFSKILGEIKQTDSVPPVPSAKKETAKPKAKDEPKKEVKKEAVKPKTEEVVEEDEAPKPKAKNPLDLLPPSKMILDDWKRLYSNTKTNFREVAVKGFWDMYDPEGYSLWFCDYKYNDENTVSFVTMNKVGGFLQRMDLARKYAFGKMLVIGSEPPYKVQGLWLFRGKEIPKFVMEECYDMELYNWTEVDITDEAQKERASQMIEDHEPFYGEALLDAKCFK
- the LOC108219102 gene encoding agamous-like MADS-box protein AGL11, whose protein sequence is MGRGKIEIKRIENNTNRQVTFCKRRNGLLKKAYELSILCEAEIALIVFSSRGRVYEFSNNNNSNIRGTIERYKKATADASATCSTQEINAQFYQQESKKLQQQIQMIQNSNRHLMGEGLASLNAKELKQLEHRLERGIARIRSKKHEMLLAEAEGLQKRENELEHENAYLRAKIAAENERLQGLSMVTGSSVGQDEYNEYQAFLARNVQLQFSIMDPSPHPADDHVETDYQITPRKPFHLG